Within the Carassius gibelio isolate Cgi1373 ecotype wild population from Czech Republic chromosome B4, carGib1.2-hapl.c, whole genome shotgun sequence genome, the region tactatcatgATTATTGCATGAAcaataatcattatttatatacaaaaagaATAAGAACAAAACTGTTCAGTCttgataacaaaacaaaaaactaactaCTATGCTAGTCTACGTACATCTACAAATACCAATAATGACAGAACCCAACTAGTGAATAAATAAACGTACTACAAGTCTTAATACCTCTTATGGATGCTAAATAAAACAATCTTATTAAATGCGCAGTTGCTTTCTGTATTATTCCAAATTGTTATAGGCTATAAttgttgaatatttacttttcagtaattcatttttttttcacaaatgataCACCAAACTTCACAATCAAAACAGTACAATCTGaccaataaaaaaaggttttacccgatttattttgtttaataaaatgcaCTGACATTTTCATGCATTAATACATTACCGGCATTAAGCTAAACACTAAAACACAGACAGTGTAGATGGTGCATGTATGAAAAATGAAAGCCACACCACTTCCGTTTACACTAGCCCCTGTCATCCGGAAGGGTGGTACCTGTTCAACTTCTGCAAATACGTCTTCTGTTGTCTCATGTCTGTAAAAAACAACATGGATCTGCGAGAGTGTTGCTGGAGAGCCTCGATCAGTCAGTCCTCGACCATTTGATCTGTTGGAGCTAAAGAACATACACAGACGCAGATCTAAACTCACCTGATCTGTCTGAATGTATGCGTCAGGTGAACGCTGAACCGAGCCGACACTTTTCAGTGCAGGTGAGTGATTTTAAGTTCTTTAAACCGTTTGTAAAAGTTAAAGAGCATGAAATGTTGAGTGATTTGTCGCATTAAATAAACGTTCGGAAGCTCTGGGCGCGTTATATACCGACAGGTGGGAATTAAATGGGCGTTTTTCGCTACATTGTGGCTTCTTGAGTAGAAGGCAATGTTTATGTGTatcctttgtgtgtgtttgcatgtaacTAATTTTGAAATAACAAAACGTCTGTCAATATCTAACAATACAGCCctcttttgcttatttttttaatccaatgttatatataaatataattatataattatttatatatatatatatatatatatatatatatatatatatatatatatatatatatatatatatatatatatataatttttttttttttttttttttttaagtaaattttttggCATTTGATCTCATCACTAAATTCTAAAAACACGAAATAtagaagaaaatgtaataaaattatatatatatatatatatatatatatatatatatatatatatatatatatatatatatatatatatatatatattagtattttagGACGTGTCAGTGgagagaaattaaaataatactaagtgaagtttattttatcttttttattaaaatatctataGAGAAATTGGGTGATTAAACATTGTgtgaaatgtcaaaataaaaataaaaaattattacaaactaCCGACATTATACAATAGAATTATATCCATTTTCTTTTGACTTTTTACGTTAATTTAAATGCTGAGTAAATCATAATAATGCatcagtgaataaataaaatagatacaCTGTTTCCCTGAAGTTtctcaaaaacataatttatatgaCTCGACATAATGATTCTTATAGGGGaacaaaaattaaattgtattcaATGCTAACCCTTGTTTATTAACAATATCGTATGTATATGCTTAGAAAGTGAAGAAGTGCAGCAACAGAGAGTTAAAGGAACTAAATCAGGGAACAGAACACAATCTTTATTTGGGTACCCCACCTACTTCTCCATCCTAAACCAAAATTACTCTTCCTCTAGTCAATTCATAATGAATTTAGTAGTATTTAGAACTTCCTTTATGGGAGTGCAATATCAAGACGCCATttaaaactcattgaaaatattcACATAATAAAGTCTCGGGACTCATGTCAGAATCAGAAGGATTTGGCTGGAAAGTTTCACAACCTCTTTTTCATTTCTGCAGAAGTCATAGCAGTCATGAGAACAACTTAAAATGCCTTTAAAGTGCAGACGGCGCTAAAGGTGGTGTTTCGCATGGCTGTCTGTCATAGTGCTCAGTCATGTCGTCGATTATTTACAGAGGTAACATGACCTCCCTGCTACTGAGCTTTTTAAACTGAACACCCACATGCTTTCTATTTTCCCACGCGCACCTGCTTTGATAGCAGCGATTTAAGGACTTGGCAGAGGCCTGAAGGTTCACATCTTGTCATTCATTGTGCTGCTTTTGACCTAGAATTGTGTGGAGTGATACTTTTACCGATTTTTTTCAGCTTATCCATCTCCACACTTTTCTTTGGGGTAGACTTTGAAGATTCAGCTTATGATTAAGTTTCTCATTGATTGTCAACAATGTAAATATTCGTCTTTTTTTGCCCCATTACCATGATAGCTGaccaaaagaacagtgtttaccATTACCACTTCCTCCGAACCCCTCGTTTTCCAGCACCATGAGTGGTCAACCACGGAGGATCCGTCTGAAGCCATGGCTGCTGGCACAGGTGAATTGTGATTTACTATGCACACTGTAATTTTAAAGAGCATTTCTGAAGAtaaggcaaaaaaaacaaaagctttaTAAATGaccaaaaagcaccataaaaatagttttatgttGTTGATTATGCCACATCATGTATCATGACACagcatttttaaaatatgtgCATAGGCATATGGTAGTGAGTGCTACAGTAAAGTAAACATTTCTCACCCTGCCAGATTAACAGCGGGAAATACCCAGGACTGCACTGGCTCAATCAAGAGCGCAGACTGTTCCAGATCCCATGGAGACATGCCACCCGCCATATGCCTACCCTGGAGGAGGAGAACACTATATTTAAGGTGAATAATATGGTTTTGCCATCACCCATGCTGCTTTTGTAaccttttttgtttaaattgaagTAGTATTTCCCCATGAATCTAAGATTCAACACCAACCCAAGCCTCCTATATCTATTTTTACTCCTGTACTCTTTCTGTTCTAAAGTTAGAACTGggggattttattttattcttgtgtgtgtgttggtggtgGGGCTGGGCGGGTGAAGAGTACTGAATCTCTGAGTAATTTCACTCTTCAgcatttaattattcaaataacagaaaataattggaaAACAAATTACTGTTTTGTAGAACACTGAGCCATTAAGTTCTAATAATGTTACTTGGATCATCTTTTTAGTAGTTTTGCAACCAACTTTGGAGATCTAAAAAGGCTGGAGTTTCAATTCCACTTGACTTCACTGTGGCAAGATTTTAGGGGAAGTCAAGAATAGTTTAGAAGAGTTTGTGAATTCATAATTAGTTTTTTGACTAAGTGTATTCTGACAGACTTCACATTTAGCATatgaatgctttaaaatgtagtttttcagtttcagaaaaacacataaaaaatattgaCGACTTATCCCACGCTACATTTTTTCCCAGTCAAATACTAGAATAGTCTAATTGCCCTCTAATTATACTTCAAGTCGACTGTGACCTAACAAAGGCTCATtgtctgttaaaaaaaataaaggcacAAGTCATGCGTCTAAATATTTAGATACAAGCATGTTTTCTCCTTTTGCTCTGCAGGCTTGGGCTCTGGAAACAGGCAAGTACCAGGAAGGAGTAGATGAGCCTGATCCAGCCAAATGGAAGGCCAACCTCCGCTGTGCCCTAAACAAAAGCAGAGAGTTCGGACTCCACTACGATGGCACTAAGGACACCCCCGTTCAACCTTATAAGATCTATGAGGTGTGCGACCAGTCAGTCAATGGAGGTAAGGACCGGGAACGCATGCCTGCAATCCAGTAACATAATATACTTGTTGAAACAACACTGTTTGCTCTTAAGATCTAAATTGGGTTAAGCTCAGATTATTCAATATTTCCCACCATGAGATCTTTGTTTAATTAGAAGATATAAACACAGGAATGAAACCATAGAAGTCTCTAAGGAATGAAAGATGGacaagccaataaatcctatctTCTTTTGTTGATTTCAGATGCTGGAGACGATGATGAAGAGGAGGTAAGTTCTAAAGAGCATAGAGCGTAGAATAATAGCTTGAATAACTGCaagttaaaataaatcaatagtaAAATCAACACAATTTTTGCCATTGTCTTCATATAGTAAttggatttgtttttttgcattgcagCTGCAAAACTTTGTCAAACTCTCCATTGGTAAGATTTTAAAGTGgatgttgtttaaaataaatgactatTGATAATCTATACATACAGTAAGGATTTTTTGCATGGTGTTGACAGACCCTTCCAGCTACTCAGCATATCCTACTAGAGTTGACATTCCGTTCACCTCTTCTATTGCTGATGGCTATAATCCCACCCACCATAACCCTCCAATGAACCTCTTAGGAGAAGTTGTCCATAATAACCCCAGTGGAGGTGCTTCTATGACCTCTCACCTCTCCCAGCCCAGCACCAGACCTTCGACTGGATCTTTGACTGAATTTCCCAGTCACAGTGCTGTTAAAGTTGAGCAGACGTCTTATCCCATTCATGGCGGTGGACTTCCGAATGGTCTGGGAATGGGGACTGGATCCATACCACCACCTGGTCTTCAAGATGTAGTCACTCATTCTGTAGGCCCTCCAGACATAGTGGACAGCCCAATGCAAGAGGTGCCAGCTCAAGCGGAGAACCAGGTTCATCCCTGCATCTCAGAGTTGCTGAGCAGTCCACACATGTTACCCTGTAAGCCTCTAATGCCTTGTTCTTCTGGATTAAAGTTGCAGTTTATGATGAAGACGTAGCTAAATTGCCTAGTCCCACCCATTCACTTTGAGTAATGCTGATGTTAAATGACTTTGCAAGAGGTGTGTATAGAGTCACTACAAACATATAATGCACACCTTAACTGTgttatgaaataatgaaaatttCAGTTGTAAGACTGGtaatctgttatttaaaaaaaaaagttaatctttCTGTCATCATTCTTTCTTTTGCAATTCCATACACCAAAACAGGAGAACGTTAGGCTGGATGTTAATGCTgctccatacaatgaaagtataTGGTGACTCCCAAAAACCTTCGAAGTTATAAAAAAAGCCTCATAAAATTATCACAAGATTTGTCCAAAATACTTGTGCTCTGagttttaaagtcttaaaaatcaTATAATAGAATTGTGAGTGGaatttgacatttaaatttgAGCTATGCTATTTGAATATGTGCTTTTCCAAATTCGACACATCATGCTCCATTACAAGAACCATTGATATTTAACATAATTGCCATAACTGATGTCAAACCTAGCCCAACATGTCTTGATTCACCAGATACAAAAAGGTGAGTGAAATTTCAGAGCTGTTGAGAACATTTTCAGTGATcaatataaatttacatttgtttttcacaCAAACTTACTGTATAACTACAGAACCACTTTTATGATGACTGAAGTAATTTTATATCACTTtatcaccattcactttcattgcatgGAAAAAAGAAGCATCGAGATTGTACTAAACATCTCTTTTTGAAATGAACCAAGAAACAATGGGGAGTAAGTGACAATAAAATGTTCTTGTTTCTCTAGTGACTGATCTGGATATCAAGTTCCAGTACAGGGGTCGGACAGCTGGTTCTCTGACTGTCAGTAACCCTCAGGGTTGTAGACTTTACTACGGTAACCTGGCGCCCACACCAGAGCAAGTAGAGCTGTTTGGTCCGGTAACACTGCAGCAGGTGCTGTTTCCAGGAACCGCTGAGATCCAGAACGAGAAGCAGAGGTTCTATACTGACCATCTGCTGGATGTGATGGACCGAGGGCTTATCTTGGAGATCAGGGGACAAGATATCTACGCCATCAGGCTGTGCCAGTGTAAAGTGTTCTGGTCTGGACCAGGTGTACCAGAGCAGGGTCCGCCCAATCCAATGGAAAGAGAAATGAAGATCAGGGTCTTCAGTCTGAACAACTTCCTTCAGTGTAAGAAGAATCAGTCTCGACTTTCAATAATTACAATCTAATTTATTGTGACTGCATTAGAGCGCTGACAAACAGTTGAGCACATATGAGACTGGATTAAGATTCAGAACTGGCAAGCCCTGGAATTTCTTTGAATGTCAAGTTTCTGAGTTTGGAAGAATGATTTTATTTACACGTTTATGCATTTTATGTACTGTTAATGAAGAACAGCTGTAAAACGTGATGGAAATGTAACCGATTCATGAGGTGATCAAATGTTCACATCTATTCTCTATGTCAGCGCAACAACGTTAAAATACATAGACCTCCAATTAAACACCACTTGCTCTTTTTGTTGCATTAATTCTACAGAAGCTTACGGTCTTTTCAGGGaagtgaaaaagagaaaatactaAATTGCCCAACACATCcattttattatgtgtatatatataaaaaaaacacttccgaACTCACATTCCGGAATTTTCTCGGGAGACGTCAAATGTGCATATGATCAGCTGGGATCATTTTGTAGATTTGCTATGTAAAAGATTCAGTCTAACAaaatggctattttttttttttcttctcaggtcTCATTTTGTATCAGAAAGGAGAGACGCCCACTCCACCTCCCTTTGAGATCTACTTCTGCTTCGGTGAAGACTGGCCAGACAGGAAGCCCAAGGAGAAAAAGCTCATCGTTGTCCAGGTTTGGAAATGAAATCCATGTTAATTTGTTTACTTCAGAGTGCAAAGACTCAGTTTAGTTGTTTATGGTATACAAGGCTGTGCTACATCACTAAATCAAGTTGTTAGCAATGACTCACAatgttatattcacaaaaaccaGGTGAACTGGTGTCATGTCAGATATGTCATTAGTGTATTTGAGCAATTCAGCATCCAGAACCTGAGCAGTTTATGTAGTAGCATTCTTTAAACCTAGCAAACAAAACCATAATGCGTTTTTGGCAACGATGCACAAGCAATAATTAGGTGCACAGGTGTTTGCCATTATAGCGGTTACTTTATAGTGCATTTTAGCCAATCAGCAACCAgaactatttttttaatttaacaatcttgCAAATCATGCTATATTGCTAAACTCCATTGTTAGCGACAATGCATAGTTATAACCAGGCAAATTGATGTTAAATATATTACTGTATAGTGTTTTATAGCCCGTCAGTAACCAGAAACGGTTTCATAATGTAATATCTGTCAGAACTAACAAAACCATGCTAAATTGCGTTGTTAGCACTGTTTCATAGATATATAGTATATCTGTCGACTCTTATCTTATTGTTCTGGTAGTTATAGAACTAGATCGTCCTTTAAATTACTTTCAGCTGTGCCTAGGTCATACTCTGAGCTTGGTAAAACTGCCTTTTCTTGTTATGCGCCTAGATTATGGAATGAAATGCAGAGTATTTTGATGCTAGACATGCTcccatctttaaatatttttagaaaccTTTTGGTGTCTTATTTGAAAGAATCATGTTCTTGTTTTActtagcatttttatattttattagttcTGAGTGCCGGACaggacttttttaaataaaacaaatgtatgcatttagcagacgcttttatccaaagcgacttacagtgcattcaggctatccgtttttacctatcatgtgttcccggggaatctaacccccaaccttgcgcttggtAGCGCAATGCTCTATTGTTTGTCTTGAAATAATTTTAGTGTACTGCCATTTTGGCCAGGACTCCCTggtaaaacagattttttttatcttagtgAGATTATTCCTGGTAAAATATAGGATAAATTACTCTGCAAACAGGTGTTTAGTGACTATTGTTACTATATAGTGCATTTTAaccaatcagcatccagaacCAGAGCTATATTTTATACATAGCAAACCATGTGGTGTTAGCAGCATTCTATTCACAATTTATCTGCAATAACTAGGTGGGAGAACTCGGCTGTTATTACATAATGTATATCAGGGCAATTCTTATTAGTATTCTTTACTATATTGCTAAATTGTGTTAGCAGGAACATGCAGCCTTGCGTTCACAACTATTAACTAGATGAACAGATGTTGAATTTTAGCAAATAAGCATCCAGAAACAACATTTCAACATGTAATGATTTTCAAACCTAGCATAGTTTGCTTTAACAAAATAAACTTAGTTTAAAAATCATCAGCATCTGCTTAATTTACTAAAgcctgccatttttttttctttatcaaggTTGTTCCTGTTGTTGCAAGAATCCTTACAGAGATGTTTTCAGGCGAGCTTTCGTGGTCGACAGACAGCATTCGTTTGCAGATCTCCAACCCTGACCTAAAAGACCAAACAGTGGAGCAGTTCAAAGAACTCCACAGACTTCTGCAGAGTCAAAACTCACACCCCACCTGGGCTCAAAACATACATTAACTGAAAAAGGAACCTATTTTTTCCTTCCCCAAATGTCATCTTGCTAATTGGCTGCTCAGAATTGGAGGACCTTTTGAACACTGGAATATATAGGGTGCCCTCTCTGATGCCATACTGAAAACATTTCCACTGGAGACCAAACTTGacatttcccccccccccccctccttttttTGTCTTCATGTAAACTGGtcttttaaactgttaaaatttCAATAAATACCATTGCAGTATTTTAAATGGTTGCTGGCATGAACAGGTTACCACAGTAGGATTCATCCCGTGAATTCTTGAGCAACGTTAGTAAAACTCTGATCCTGAAATAAGCGTCACTCAGATTTAAGACTCGTATTTCATGCAAGTCCTTTGCAAACATTACGAGAGCAGGTGGATAATATCTGCTGACCTCATCCTATAGGGTCGGTGCCAGTAACACGAACCTGTTGAACTTGAACCGATATGACTACTGAGTTAACCACATAACGTTCATTCAGCAAATCGTACATGGGAGGGGTGACCTGAGGGTATACATGTGCAATTGTGAGAAACACATGATTGTCGGACCTTCTAAAATCTCAGACAATAGAGGAGGATTCGATTTACTCTATGACTCAGAAAACGAGACCTAAAGGACAAATGTACGTTTCTTAAAATGAAACCTGGTCAAACAGGTTCTGAGAGCTGCAGAAAGAGAATACAAGTCACTTCTCAAACAAACGAGTGCATCTGCAATGATACGCAAGACAAAGATTAGTTTGTTCCTCACAATGTTGGTTTATTTGTTCACACAATCGGCCCGAAGACGATCTCTGCATCTCGAGATATGCCAATATggtgaaagaacaaaaaaaaaagcccctGCCAGTCAGTCCACTCCATATTTTACAGCATAACCTGTACGAATAAAATCCCAGCCAACTTTTAAAAAGGTCAAGGGTGACGCCAACTCTCCCTCTGCAAATGTCCCACAGGCGCAGACTGCTGCTTGCTGCGACAATCTTTAGTTTGGTAATCATTTTATGGCACTGGCAGCAAAGCCATAACTTGATCTCTAAACAACACACGTCCATGAAAATAAAtctccatttttgtttttaaaaacgtACAAGTCTCTCTTTTTTAACGATGCATTATGATTTGCAACCAGGCACATCCTTATTTGTCGTTGGTTTTTGATGGAACCCCGAAAATCCGATCGATGCAGACGTTCATCCATATTTTGAAATGAGTGTACGTGTTTCAGTGTCCATTCGACGGCCCCCCTCCCACAAGACGACGGAGTCCCTTCCGAAATATCCCCCCTCCCCACCTTCTCTGGCTGCGGCTGGCATCTGTGTGCTCGTAGGGGTAAAAGGGAGGGATGGGGCTGCGGTCTTTTGACACCCACAAGGCAATTTGCTTTTCCTGATACCCTGCCATTCCAAAGCTCCAATTCAATTGGTCGGCTTTCCCATTTTGCCAAATCCCACAAATCCTTCATGCGAGAGTTCCCTTTAGTTTCTCAACAGTGGTCATCATGGCTCCCTTTGCCTATTCCTCCAAATgttagcaaaacaaaaaaatctgacctGCAGAGAACGAGAGAGAATGTTTTATAATGctgaatttattcaaaaattttTCTATTCTAACATGTTTGACCATTAAATTTTATGATTTTTCCAGTCATTggtgactttttttaaaaaaagtttttttgacaACATCTAAGTTATGTAAACTTAGTCTGCTTTTGACTTGaaaaattaaatttcacaaaatCGTGTCTCtgcacaggtaaaaaaaaaatttgagggaaaattttttttgatttgactggaggaaaagaaaaaaacttgtat harbors:
- the irf5 gene encoding interferon regulatory factor 5; this encodes MSGQPRRIRLKPWLLAQINSGKYPGLHWLNQERRLFQIPWRHATRHMPTLEEENTIFKAWALETGKYQEGVDEPDPAKWKANLRCALNKSREFGLHYDGTKDTPVQPYKIYEVCDQSVNGDAGDDDEEELQNFVKLSIDPSSYSAYPTRVDIPFTSSIADGYNPTHHNPPMNLLGEVVHNNPSGGASMTSHLSQPSTRPSTGSLTEFPSHSAVKVEQTSYPIHGGGLPNGLGMGTGSIPPPGLQDVVTHSVGPPDIVDSPMQEVPAQAENQVHPCISELLSSPHMLPLTDLDIKFQYRGRTAGSLTVSNPQGCRLYYGNLAPTPEQVELFGPVTLQQVLFPGTAEIQNEKQRFYTDHLLDVMDRGLILEIRGQDIYAIRLCQCKVFWSGPGVPEQGPPNPMEREMKIRVFSLNNFLQCLILYQKGETPTPPPFEIYFCFGEDWPDRKPKEKKLIVVQVVPVVARILTEMFSGELSWSTDSIRLQISNPDLKDQTVEQFKELHRLLQSQNSHPTWAQNIH